From Rutidosis leptorrhynchoides isolate AG116_Rl617_1_P2 chromosome 3, CSIRO_AGI_Rlap_v1, whole genome shotgun sequence, a single genomic window includes:
- the LOC139902174 gene encoding uncharacterized protein — MGVEIQKPRWGKHALKKVIEYKFNDEGNRVKITTSNRVRKLANTQLSKRAVETRSCAKFDDAVHDDAVHGDPLAQMSKGGAVFMVCRTCGKKGDHWTSKCPYKDLAQPTPADSSSICLFPPFKVYVPPNMRRRIYEHSVRVNNLSEDTREPDLMELFRQFGSVSRVYVAMDKKTGMSRGFGFVNFLRREEGEKAIAKLNGYVYDNLILSVEWAAPRAD; from the coding sequence ATGGGTGTTGAAATTCAAAAACCTAGATGGGGTAAACACGCTTTGAAGAAAGTTATCGAGTACAAGTTTAACGACGAAGGCAATCGTGTTAAGATTACTACAAGTAATCGTGTTCGTAAGCTTGCTAATACCCAGCTCAGTAAACGCGCTGTTGAGACACGTTCATGTGCTAAATTTGATGATGCGGTTCATGATGATGCGGTTCATGGTGACCCATTAGCTCAAATGTCAAAAGGTGGTGCGGTATTCATGGTTTGCAGGACATGTGGTAAAAAAGGTGATCACTGGACCTCAAAGTGCCCCTACAAGGATCTAGCGCAGCCCACCCCTGCTGACTCATCGTCCATCTGTCTATTTCCTCCCTTCAAAGTCTATGTCCCACCCAACATGCGACGTAGGATCTATGAGCATTCGGTTCGGGTCAATAATTTGTCTGAGGATACACGTGAGCCTGATTTGATGGAGCTGTTTAGGCAGTTTGGGAGTGTGTCTAGGGTTTATGTTGCTATGGATAAGAAGACGGGAATGAGCCGTGGGTTTGGGTTTGTTAATTTTTTGAGAAGGGAAGAAGGTGAGAAAGCTATTGCTAAGCTTAATGGGTATGTGTATGATAACCTTATCTTGAGTGTTGAGTGGGCTGCACCCAGAGCAGATTAG
- the LOC139898762 gene encoding growth-regulating factor 6-like, translated as MDFGGLDRLLSSDTDNIINNTNYNSLISGYDLDPNPKLYSFKHERSLSATAHNQDLKVPKINQDCFSKTMLQQQQQQQRSNSINSVLSESQNMLSFSSPNIHQTSTLPCYARNNAGYDGNMRGVLAGVKGPFTPSQWMELEHQALIFKYITVNAPIPSNLLIPIKKALESAAFSSNLRQPTYGWVGFHLGFSNSSDPEPGRCRRTDGKKWRCSKDAVEDQKYCERHMNRGRHRSRKPVEGQNGHSVPNGPTTTAATAKVLAASAAVVNNPIINHLHQQNQHQLCRSYLNKGNTLSAKIEPTDQTMLPSSSIDLKQNPLSEFGLVCSDSLLNPLHKTNGVSEKSQNSLRQFMDDWPHSDKTQLSISIPMASTDFMSSTSSPLNIGLGVGNTTNNTNVYDETSQQVNWIPISWEPSMGGPLGEVLNHSTNSSPPALDLMTDGWGSSQQTTLSPTGVLQKTAFGCFSNSSAGSSPRTDNSILGSTLFASSLPLL; from the exons ATGGATTTTGGGGGTTTAGATAGACTTCTCTCTTCAGACACCGATAACATCataaacaatactaattataactctCTGATTTCTGGTTATGATTTGGATCCAAATCCCAAATTATATAGCTTTAAACATGAAAGGTCTCTTTCTGCTACTGCTCACAATCAAGACTTAAAAGTGCCTAAAATTAATCAAGATTGTTTCTCAAAGACAatgctacaacaacaacaacaacaacagagatCTAACAGTATCAATTCTGTTTTGTCTGAATCACAGAATATGCTTAGCTTTTCTTCACCAAACATACATCAGACTTCAACACTACCTTGTTATGCTAGAAATAATGCAG GTTATGATGGAAATATGCGTGGGGTACTAGCAGGAGTAAAGGGACCATTCACACCATCACAATGGATGGAATTAGAACATCAAGCATTAATCTTTAAATACATAACTGTTAATGCACCCATTCCATCTAATCTCCTTATTCCCATCAAAAAAGCTCTTGAATCTGCTGCATTTTCTTCTAATCTTAGACAACCCACTT ATGGATGGGTTGGATTCCATTTAGGGTTCTCGAATAGTTCCGATCCGGAGCCAGGACGATGCAGGAGAACCGATGGGAAGAAATGGCGGTGCTCAAAAGACGCGGTTGAGGATCAAAAGTATTGTGAACGGCATATGAACAGAGGCCGTCACCGTTCAAGAAAGCCTGTGGAAGGCCAAAATGGTCATTCCGTCCCTAACGGACCTACCACCACCGCGGCTACAGCTAAAGTCTTAGCTGCTTCCGCCGCGGTGGTAAACAACCCCATCATCAACCACTTGCACCAACAAAATCAGCATCA GTTGTGCAGAAGTTATTTAAACAAGGGAAATACATTGTCTGCGAAAATCGAACCAACCGACCAAACCATGCTACCTTCATCATCTATTGACCTAAAACAAAATCCACTTTCGGAGTTCGGGCTTGTTTGTTCAGATTCGTTACTCAACCCGTTACATAAAACCAACGGCGTCAGTGAAAAATCTCAAAATTCTCTTCGACAGTTCATGGACGACTGGCCGCATTCAGACAAAACACAACTATCTATCTCCATTCCAATGGCTTCAACCGACTTCATGTCATCAACTTCGTCCCCTTTAAACATTGGATTAGGTGTTGGTAACACTACCAATAATACCAATGTGTACGATGAAACGTCACAACAAGTAAATTGGATCCCAATTTCTTGGGAACCATCAATGGGCGGGCCATTAGGCGAAGTACTGAATCATAGTACCAATAGCAGCCCGCCCGCTTTAGACTTGATGACCGACGGTTGGGGAAGTAGTCAACAAACAACATTGTCTCCAACTGGTGTCCTGCAAAAGACTGCGTTCGGTTGTTTTTCAAATAGTAGTGCTGGAAGCAGCCCAAGAACCGATAACAGTATTCTTGGATCGACGCTTTTCGCTTCCTCGTTGCCATTGTTGTAA